The following are from one region of the Silene latifolia isolate original U9 population chromosome 9, ASM4854445v1, whole genome shotgun sequence genome:
- the LOC141600226 gene encoding D-amino-acid transaminase, chloroplastic, which yields MNHTTTFPYANLMASLKTYSQTHQFHSKSFHKFDHNSQISHPNNVSFSGFLTNRLRVIKLSQLESSTINSSVVQDVPVLSCEEAIEKFRSSRRGQKSNEEFLAMYSSVFGGIITDPAAMLIPMDDHMVHRGHGVFDTALILDGHLYELDQHLNRFLRSAKMAKIKLPFDVDIMRSILIQTVSASKCKKGSLRYWLSAGPGDFKLSPSSYSQSSLYAIVIQAASSFSHKGVKVISSSIPIKPPMFATMKSVNYLPNVLCKMEAEEMGFFASIWMDDLGFVAEGPNMNVAFVTSEKELIMPRFNKILSGCTANRVLVLARELLMKGELRKVSVRDVTIDEGKQAEEMMLIGSGVLVTPVIQWDDQIIGNGKEGPIAGALLGLILEDMESGPSGVRVPVPY from the exons ATGAATCACACAACAACGTTTCCTTACGCTAATCTAATGGCTTCTCTGAAAACATACTCACAAACCCACCAATTTCACTCTAAATCCTTTCACAAATTTGATCATAATTCCCAAATTTCTCATCCAAATAACGTTTCCTTTTCTGGGTTTCTTACAAATCGTCTCAGGGTTATTAAATTATCCCAACTTGAATCTTCTACTATTA ATTCATCTGTTGTTCAAGATGTTCCAGTACTATCTTGTGAAGAG GCAATTGAGAAGTTTAGATCGAGTAGACGAGGTCAAAAGAGCAATGAGGAGTTCTTAGCCATGTACTCGAGTGTATTTGGTGGAATCATAACAGACCCTGCTGCTATGCTTATACCCATGGACGATCACATGGTCCATCGAGGTCATGGAGTATTTGACACTGCACTTATCTTGGATGG TCATCTCTATGAGTTGGACCAACACCTTAATCGTTTTCTGAGGTCAGCAAAGATGGCGAAAATCAAACTACCCTTTGATGTCGATATCATGAGAAGTATACTTATACAAACAGTAAGTGCATCCAAGTGTAAGAAAGGCTCCTTAAGATACTGGCTTTCTGCAGGACCAGGTGACTTTAAGCTTTCACCTTCTAGTTATTCTCAGTCCTCACTTTATGCAATTGTTATACAAGCCGCATCCTCGTTTAGTCACAAGGGTGTCAAAGTAATTTCCTCATCAATCCCGATTAAGCCTCCAATGTTTGCCACCATGAAGAGTGTCAATTACCTTCCAAATGTTCTATGCAAGATGGAAGCTGAGGAAATGGGTTTTTTTGCTTCTATCTGGATGGACGACTTGGGATTTGTTGCTGAAGGTCCAAATATGAATGTGGCCTTTGTAACCAGTGAAAAAGAGCTCATAATGCCTCGATTTAATAAAATTCTTAGCGGTTGTACAGCTAATAGGGTGCTTGTTCTTGCAAGGGAGCTATTAATGAAGGGTGAACTTCGCAAAGTGAGTGTGAGAGATGTGACTATCGATGAAGGGAAACAGGCAGAGGAGATGATGCTTATTGGAAGTGGTGTATTGGTCACTCCTGTTATTCAATGGGATGACCAAATCATTGGTAATG GAAAGGAAGGTCCAATTGCTGGAGCACTCTTAGGTCTCATCCTTGAAGACATGGAATCTGGTCCATCTGGAGTTCGTGTACCTGTTCCTTATTAA